A genome region from Halobacterium hubeiense includes the following:
- a CDS encoding chymotrypsin family serine protease produces the protein MASNDDHRRTDTYSSTRRGVIASIGAALTLPTVPAVVEGSDTTEIPYVVTDDEVLKHKEVPQSWLEHVRNVLQAKADFEKQPSPASGSQSAGIARSSDTYGGKPGLKIQVAANERTQSVTPSEFQGVEVETVDEQDWQNACHYETRDDVVGGLPIEARWEDGGESYTGWGTAGYPVKDGDGNERLLTADHLWENKSCTSSKGEKATQYTQDFGEVAQSEVAPDFALVEKTNDSLNLSSEILEESEIQDVSGWFPEEAVSELVAEGKPVHKMGVTTGKTTGTIDAMNQTVGNGCTNLEGRGVVLNGLDVGDGDSGGPMYRIEDIYGVKYAVLVGHTTHATNINDSKSCVGEERDIGRKAAGHAWFHKNNEYDITL, from the coding sequence ATGGCGTCCAACGATGACCACCGTCGTACAGACACGTACTCTTCGACACGCCGAGGCGTCATCGCGAGCATCGGCGCTGCACTAACGCTTCCAACCGTTCCAGCTGTCGTCGAGGGCAGCGACACCACAGAAATCCCGTACGTCGTCACCGACGACGAGGTCCTTAAGCACAAGGAAGTCCCCCAGTCGTGGCTCGAACACGTCCGCAACGTCCTCCAAGCAAAGGCTGACTTCGAAAAACAACCATCCCCGGCGTCCGGCAGTCAGTCTGCTGGAATCGCCCGCTCCTCGGACACCTACGGCGGTAAACCCGGTCTCAAAATCCAGGTCGCAGCTAACGAACGAACGCAGTCAGTTACGCCGTCCGAGTTCCAGGGTGTCGAAGTTGAGACTGTCGACGAACAGGACTGGCAGAATGCCTGCCACTACGAAACTCGCGACGACGTCGTTGGTGGTCTCCCGATCGAAGCACGCTGGGAAGATGGGGGCGAATCCTACACTGGTTGGGGGACCGCTGGCTACCCAGTTAAAGACGGGGATGGGAACGAGCGTCTGCTCACGGCTGACCATCTCTGGGAGAACAAATCCTGTACGTCGAGCAAAGGCGAGAAAGCAACCCAGTACACGCAAGACTTCGGTGAGGTTGCTCAATCGGAGGTCGCGCCGGACTTCGCGCTTGTCGAGAAAACAAACGACTCTCTGAACCTCTCCTCGGAAATTCTCGAGGAGTCCGAGATACAAGATGTCTCGGGGTGGTTCCCGGAAGAAGCGGTCAGCGAACTCGTCGCAGAAGGGAAGCCCGTCCACAAGATGGGCGTTACGACCGGGAAGACTACCGGGACAATTGATGCGATGAACCAGACGGTCGGGAACGGTTGCACCAACCTCGAAGGTCGAGGTGTGGTTTTGAACGGTCTCGATGTCGGCGATGGCGATTCCGGTGGCCCGATGTACCGTATCGAGGATATCTACGGGGTGAAGTACGCGGTCCTGGTCGGGCACACGACGCACGCGACGAATATCAACGATTCCAAGTCGTGTGTCGGGGAAGAGCGCGACATCGGGCGGAAAGCAGCGGGCCACGCTTGGTTCCACAAGAACAACGAATACGATATAACGCTCTGA